The nucleotide window CTAATACAGAGTATAAACCCAAAAAAAAAGTTACGTATAGGGCAGGAAAAATGATATCCAAGGTTAAAGAGGAAATAATATATACATTTCTTTCTTCACTGCTAAGAACTTCAAAAAGGGTAATAATATCTTGATAGTTAAAACCGAATTTTAGATCAAGCATATTTTCATAAATACTACTTGGAAGCGCTTGGAAAGCTAAAGAACAAAGTAAGAGAAGGGCAATAGATATAATTAGTATTTTAGGTTGCCCAGAAAATATTTTGTACCTTTTAATTTGATTCATGTATTAAAAATGTTTATTTAATTTATATAAGATTTTGATTAGGTAAGAATAAAGTCTGCTAAGTTAGGTTTCTCCATTGTTTTAGTAAATCTAGAATAGGTCCAAGGCCAGCTTGCAGGTATACCGGCTTCATTTAGATACCAACTTGAACAGCCTCCAAGGTACCATACAGTCTTTTTAGCTGCATTCACTCTATCTTTCTCATATGAATGAGTAGCTTTTTTACTAGGTTCAATAAAATTAAATTCCTCTTTTGCAATCCCATTAATTAATTGCAAGATGTAGTTCATTTGATGCTCAGCTATGTCAATTAAAGAAAAATTACCAACAGGACCATTTGGGCCATTCAGCATAAAAAAGTTTGGAAAGTTAGGCATGCAGATTGAAAGATATGCTTCTGGTGAAGGGTTCCAATATTCTGATAAGCTTGTGGAGTGTCTTCCATAAATATTCATTGGCCTCATGAATTGATTAGTTTTGAATCCAGTAGCAAGAACGATCACATCTAGAGAAAAAGAATTTTTGTTAGTTTTTATCCCATTTTTAGTTATTTTTAAAATTTCTTCTGTTACTAAAGAAGTGTCCGGTTTTTGTATAGCAGGATAATATTCAGACGACCAAATTAATCTTTTACAAAGAGCTCTATGATCTGGCATAAGTTTCTCTCTTAAAATACGGTTCATTACATTTAGGTTTAAATTATCTAAACATATTTTTTGTAACTGCTCGGCTTCTTGTGAATTCATATCTAAAATAGCTTGAGAATATAATTCAACTCCAGCTTGGTATTCTTCAAATCCCATTGCTTTTTCTAAAATTAAAGGATCTTTAAAAGATTCTTTTTCTTTTTTTGTAAAAGAGTTATTTATTAATGGCATCATCCATTGTGGTGTCCTTTGAAAATGATAGGTGTGCCAGCAATTACCTGCCAGTGAGCTTAATATCTGAACACCCGTTGAGCCATTACCTATTATTCCTACTCTACTATTTTCTAAATCTATGGAGTGGTTCCAGTTTGAGCTATGGAATATATCACCTTCAAAAGAATCTATGCCATCAATTTTTGGATATTTTGGATGATGCAAGACACCGGTTGCCGCTATGAGAATATCAGCCTCATCTTTAGGCCCATTATTAAATTCTAGAAGCCATTTTTTGTTTACAAAATTAGCTTTTACAGCTTCTTTATTAAATTCTATTTTAGATCTAAGATTATATTCTATAGCGACATTTTCGAAATATTCTTGGATTTCTTTACCAGTAGAATAGTGTGTTGACCAATTAGGGTTTCTTTTAAAGCTGTAAGTGTAATGATGTGAAGGGACATCGCAGATAAGACCCGGATAAGTATTATCTCTCCATGTGCCTCCAAGATTATTCGCTTTCTCATAAATAATAATATTTGAAAATCCATTCTCTATAAGCTTAATCGCCGCAAGTATTCCTGCCATGCCAGCTCCTAAGATAATAATTTTTATCTCTTTAGCCATAAAATCTTAAGACCCAGTTAACTATTTAATATAAATTTTAAGTAAATTTTCTTCTGAGTTAGTTAAACTGACTTCTTGAATATTTACAAGAATATTTGAAAACAATAAAAGAGGAACTCAAACATGAAAGTTTTGGCAATTGGTGGCAGCGGAGGAATGGGCGCAATAACCGGGATACCCGTTAGCTTGCGCGTTAAAGATGCTAATAGAGGGAAAGATAACCAAAAAAGGTGTTTTGGCTCCTGAATCTGGAGTGATTGATCCTCAATTTTTTTCTCAGAATTTTTCTCTTTATTAATGAGTGAATTAGATAATGAGAAAGAGTTAATTGAAGATTTTATTAATATTTCTCGCTCTTGGGAGGAATAATGCTATTTTGTATGTATATTATTGTTAGGAGGCCTTATGAAAGACCCAATTGAAACAGCTGTTCATACTCATCTAGATTGTTGGAATGCCGGAGATAGAGATAAGTGGCTAAGTGCATGGCACCCTGATGTCATCTTTCAAGATCCTGTAGGCGGTAAGGAAAAGAATGGAATAGTTGCCATAGAAAATACTTGGGATAAAGCTTTTCAAGCAGGGCATAGTTGGAATTTAGAACTCGCTTTTATGTCAGTTTGTGGTGATCAAGTAGCCGTACACCTTATCAACCATGGTAACTTGGACGGCAATATTTTTGATCTAGAATCTATTGAAATCTATTGGATTGGTGATTGCGGAAGAATTGTTCGCTGTCATACGTATTTTAATCCATCTGAAGATCAGGTTTTGGATCCGTGGTTTACAACAGGATGGACTGAATAAAAAGAACTAGTGTATTATTAGAAATAGTTTTTTAGGGGAATATTATGAAAGAATCAATTGAAACGGCTGTGCATACCCACATAGATTGTTGGAATGCTAGCGATCGAGAAAAATGGACGCCTGCTTGGCATCCAGATGTAATCATGCAAGATCCTGTTGGGACTGGAAAAGTAAAGCAAGGATTATCCGCAATAGAAGGAATGTGGGAAAATGCTTTTAAACCAGGGCATAGTTGGAATTTAGAATTATTGTTTATGTCAGTGTGTGGTGATCAAGTAGCTGTTCACCTTCTCAATCATGGAAATGTTAACGGCAATAAAATTGAACTAGAATCAATAGAAATTTATTGGATTGGTGATTGCGGCAGAATTGTCCGATGTCATACGTATTTTAATCCATCTGAAGATCAGGCTTTAGATCCTTTCTGGACTTAGAGTCGTAAATATAAATCTATTAGACCTTCTATAGTTTGGTGCCCCCTGAAGGAAGAGATTAGATTATTCTGTTATGAATGTGATGGTCTCGGTAAAATCATAAGTTTTAAAATTTAAAGCTCTATCTCTTAAAGTAAATTCAGTAACTCCCCAAGTACCCGGAGCAGATCCTGCTGGCAGCATCACGGTAGCTGTATATTCATACCAATCTAAATCTATATTATTAGGATAAAGATCCGACCTTCTCGGTGGATAATGATAATATCCTTTTGT belongs to SAR86 cluster bacterium and includes:
- a CDS encoding NAD(P)/FAD-dependent oxidoreductase; this translates as MAKEIKIIILGAGMAGILAAIKLIENGFSNIIIYEKANNLGGTWRDNTYPGLICDVPSHHYTYSFKRNPNWSTHYSTGKEIQEYFENVAIEYNLRSKIEFNKEAVKANFVNKKWLLEFNNGPKDEADILIAATGVLHHPKYPKIDGIDSFEGDIFHSSNWNHSIDLENSRVGIIGNGSTGVQILSSLAGNCWHTYHFQRTPQWMMPLINNSFTKKEKESFKDPLILEKAMGFEEYQAGVELYSQAILDMNSQEAEQLQKICLDNLNLNVMNRILREKLMPDHRALCKRLIWSSEYYPAIQKPDTSLVTEEILKITKNGIKTNKNSFSLDVIVLATGFKTNQFMRPMNIYGRHSTSLSEYWNPSPEAYLSICMPNFPNFFMLNGPNGPVGNFSLIDIAEHQMNYILQLINGIAKEEFNFIEPSKKATHSYEKDRVNAAKKTVWYLGGCSSWYLNEAGIPASWPWTYSRFTKTMEKPNLADFILT
- a CDS encoding nuclear transport factor 2 family protein; the encoded protein is MKDPIETAVHTHLDCWNAGDRDKWLSAWHPDVIFQDPVGGKEKNGIVAIENTWDKAFQAGHSWNLELAFMSVCGDQVAVHLINHGNLDGNIFDLESIEIYWIGDCGRIVRCHTYFNPSEDQVLDPWFTTGWTE
- a CDS encoding nuclear transport factor 2 family protein, which gives rise to MKESIETAVHTHIDCWNASDREKWTPAWHPDVIMQDPVGTGKVKQGLSAIEGMWENAFKPGHSWNLELLFMSVCGDQVAVHLLNHGNVNGNKIELESIEIYWIGDCGRIVRCHTYFNPSEDQALDPFWT